The DNA sequence CGGCGAAGTGAGGACCGAGGAGGACGAGGTCGTGGTCGCCGCCGTACACGGACTGCTCGGTGCCGGCCTTCGCCTGCCACTCCAGCCCGGCGTCGGCCGCTGCACGCCGCAATCGTTGCGCGACGAACGTGCTCGACGCGCCGGCGCCGCACACCACGAGGATCCTCATCGATGCCACCTTCCTGAGAACATTCTGGGAACAGATGCTTCCGGGGTGCCAACACGTTCCTTTCCGCCCCCGCGGAACGCCCGTTCCGACGCATGCCGCTCCGGTAGCTGACATCATGGGAATCACGTCACGGACAGTGCAGTCAGCACGGGAGCGGGGAGGATCATGTCGCGGCAGCGCCAGGACCAGCTCCTCTCCACCCTGCTGCGTCAGGCGTCGTGGGCGACGGCGGCGAGTCTCGCCGACCAGCTGGGCGTGACGCCGCGGAGCGTCCGGTCCTACGTCTCGGCCGTGAACGCGCGCACGCCAGGAGCCGACGCGATCGAATCAGGGCCGGCGGGGTACCGTGCGGGTCCGGCGGCGCGCGACGCACTGCGCGCACGACAGGCGGGGGAGTCGGCACCGCGTGACCGCCTGCACGCGCTCATCCGCGCGCTGCTCGACGATCCTTCCGGGATCGACGTCTTCGCCATGGCGGAACGCCTGCACGTCAGCGAGGCGACGCTCGAGTCAGATCTGGCGCGAGTGCGCGGTCTGCTCGACGACACCGACCTCGCGCTCGACCGCGACCGCGAGGTGGTCCGGCTGCGGGGCAACGAAGCGGCACAGCGCCGTCTGCTGAGCAGGCTCGCACACGACGAGATGGATGCCGCGTCGTTCCACCCCGAGACCTTCCGCCGCGCGCTCGCCGGCAGCGCCGTGTCGGCGCAGGCCGTCGCTCCTTTCAAGTCGGAGCTCGTCCGCGAGCTGGGAGCACTCGGCTACTTCGTGAACGAGCTCGCCATCTCCGACGTCCTGCTGCACATCGCGATCGCCGCCGATCGGGTGGCATCCGGGCACGCCCTCGAATCGGCATCCACGACTGCGCGTCCCGAGATCCCCGAGGTCGGCGCGATCATCGCCCGCCTCGCTCAGGACCACTTCGCCGTCGCGCTGGGAGAGGGCGACAGCGGGCACCTGGCGTCGCTCGTCCTCACCCGCATCGTCGCGCCGGGTCAGGACGCGACGGGGGAGGTCGCGCGCAGCGGCGTCGACCCGGCGGTGGAGTCCGCCGTCCGCGACGAGATCGCGCGCGCCGCCGACGACTTCCAGGTCGATCTGCTCGACGAGACGTTCGTGCTGCGGCTGGCGCTGCACGTCCAGAACCTGCTGCGGCGGGCGGAGGAGAGCGCGCTCACCCGCAATCCGCTCACGCGGTCGCTGAAGACCTCCTACCCCATGATCTTCGAGGTCGCCGTCTCGATCGCGAGCGGGCTCCACGACCGGCTCGGCACACCGATCCACGACGACGAGATCGCCTACATCGCCATGCACGTGGGCGGCAGGCTCGAACGCAGCCGCAAGGCCGAGTCGATCCTCACAGCCACGATCGTCTGCCCCGGCTACTACGAGCTGCACGAGCTGCTGCGGTCCAGCGTCGACCGTTCGCTCGGCTCGGCGATCGAGGTCACGAGCGTCGTGACCAACGTCGATCCCGACTGGGCGTCGTTCGACACCGACCTCGTGCTCAGCACGATCGAGCCGGGCGCGACCGGCGATCGCTTCGTGCGCATCCAGCCCTTCCTCACGGATGCCGATGTCGACCGCATCCAGCAGGCGGCCGCCCGTGTGCGGCGGGCGCGCCGTCTCGCGCGACTGCGGACCGAGCTCGCGCGCTATTTCGTCGCCGAGGCGTTCGTGCATCCGCTCCCCGACGAGGGCGAGGAGGCGATCATCCGACGCCTCGGCGGACTGCTTGCGAACGCAGGACTCATCGGCGCGGACTACATCGAGAACACCATCGCCAGGGAGCGCATGTCGTCGACCGCGTTCACGGATGCTCTCGCCGTGCCCCACGCTCTGCAGATGACGGCGGCGCGCACCGCCATCGCGATCGGCGTCGCCGACGGATCGGCGGCATGGGGGGAGGGGCGCGTGCAGGTCGTCGCGCTCGCCGCGTTCAGCGAGAGCGACCGCGCCGCGTTCCAGACCGTGTTCGAGCAGCTCGTCGAGGTGTTCAGCGAGCGGGAGAGCGTGCAGCGCATCGTGCGCCGGGGCACGACCTACGAGGCCTTCCTCGACGAGCTCGTCGCCGTGATCGACGGCTGATCGCTCGGCCTCTGCGACGGGTCCGGTCAGCGACGGGGGTCGAGCACCTCGACGAGTGTGTCGAGCACGGCATCCGCGCGCGTCGACTCGGCCGTCTCGAGCACGACGGCGTCGCCCTCGGCGAGGCCCAGGTCCATGATCGCGAGCACGCTGCTGAGGTCGACCACCGAGCCCGTCGTCGTCGTGAGCGTCACCGGGTGGGGGTGCGCCCGCACGAGTCGGACGAGCTCGGCGACGGGCCGGGCGTGCACGCCGTTGTGCGCGCTGATGACCACGTGTCTCTTCGGCATGGCGTCCTAGGACCGCTCCGCCAGGAGTGCCCGCACCGCGCTCTCGAGTTCGTGCACCCGCTCGGCCGCCTGCGCGGCGGACTCGCCCGCCGCGTCGATGTAGACCTTGAGCTTGGGCTCGGTGCCGCTGGGGCGCACGATGATGCGTGACCCGTCGGCCAGCCGATAGCGCAGGACGTCGCCGGAGGGCTGCCCCTCCGCCGCGCGCAGCAGGTCGTCCGCCGACGAGACCGCCTGCGACCCGAAGCCGGTGGGCGCCGATGCGCGCAGCGAGGACATGACCTTCCCGATCACCGACAGGTCGTCCACGCGCACGGACACCTGACCGCTGGAGTAGTGGCCGTAGGTGTCGCCGAGCTCGCTGAGCAGGCCCGCGAGGTCGGTGCCGCGGTCCCGCGCCTCGGCGGCGAGGCCGAGGATCGCGACGACGCCCGAGATCCCGTCCTTGTCCCGCACGGTGCCGGGGTTGACGAGGTAGCCGAGGGCCTCCTCGAAGCCGAACACGATGCCCGGAGCGCGGGAGATCCACTTGAAGCCCGTGAGGGTCTCGTGGAAGTCGAGTCCGTGGTGCGCGGCGATCGCTCCGAGCCCGGGCGACGACACGAGCGAGCAGGCCAGGGAGGCGCCCGGTGTCCCTGCGGCAGCGCGTGCCGCACGGGCGCCGAGCAGCAGGCCCACCTCGTTGCCGGACAGCCTGCGCCAGCCGTTCTCGGCATCCGCATCGGGGATCGCCACCGCGAGGCGGTCGGCGTCGGGGTCGTTCGCCAGGATGAAGTCGGCCTGCACCCGTCGCGCCTTCGCGAACGACAGGTCCATCGCGCCCGGCTCCTCCGGGTTGGGGAACGACACGGTGCGGAAGGTCGCGTCCGGCTCGAGCTGTTCGCCGACGACCATCGGCTGCGGGTATCCGGCGGCGCGGACGATGCGAGACACCGTCTCCCATCCCACGCCGTGCATGGCGGTGTAGACCCAGCGGAGGCCGGATGCCGACGCCGGTGCCGGTGCGACGGACGCCGTCGCGGTCACGTACGCCTCGACGACCTCTTCGCCGGCCGTTTCGTACGACGTCGAGCGCGGAAGCGCCGTGACATCCCCGGCGTCGGCGATGCGCTGGATGTGCGCCGCGATCTCGGCATCCGCGGGGGACACGATCTGCGAACCCTGGTCCGCTCCACCGAGGTACACCTTGTAGCCGTTGTCGTTCGGCGGATTGTGCGACGCGGTCACCATGACACCGGCGTCCGCACCGAGGTGCCGCACAGCGAACGCGAGCACGGGGGTCGGGAGCAGGCGGGGGAGGATGATCGCCCGCAGTCCCGCCCCCGCGAACAGCTCGGCGGAGTCGGTCGCGAACACACGCGAGTTGCGGCGCCCGTCGTACCCGATGACGACCGTCGGCGTGCCGCCCTCCGCGCGCTCGCGGAGGTAGGACGCGAACCCGGCGGCCGCCTGCGCGACGAGCACACGGTTCATCCGGTTGCTGCCGGCGCCGAGCGCGCCGCGGAGTCCGGCCGTGCCGAACGCCAGGCGCGAGCCGAACCGATCGTCGAGGTCGG is a window from the Microbacterium sp. LWO14-1.2 genome containing:
- a CDS encoding PRD domain-containing protein yields the protein MSRQRQDQLLSTLLRQASWATAASLADQLGVTPRSVRSYVSAVNARTPGADAIESGPAGYRAGPAARDALRARQAGESAPRDRLHALIRALLDDPSGIDVFAMAERLHVSEATLESDLARVRGLLDDTDLALDRDREVVRLRGNEAAQRRLLSRLAHDEMDAASFHPETFRRALAGSAVSAQAVAPFKSELVRELGALGYFVNELAISDVLLHIAIAADRVASGHALESASTTARPEIPEVGAIIARLAQDHFAVALGEGDSGHLASLVLTRIVAPGQDATGEVARSGVDPAVESAVRDEIARAADDFQVDLLDETFVLRLALHVQNLLRRAEESALTRNPLTRSLKTSYPMIFEVAVSIASGLHDRLGTPIHDDEIAYIAMHVGGRLERSRKAESILTATIVCPGYYELHELLRSSVDRSLGSAIEVTSVVTNVDPDWASFDTDLVLSTIEPGATGDRFVRIQPFLTDADVDRIQQAAARVRRARRLARLRTELARYFVAEAFVHPLPDEGEEAIIRRLGGLLANAGLIGADYIENTIARERMSSTAFTDALAVPHALQMTAARTAIAIGVADGSAAWGEGRVQVVALAAFSESDRAAFQTVFEQLVEVFSERESVQRIVRRGTTYEAFLDELVAVIDG
- a CDS encoding HPr family phosphocarrier protein, translating into MPKRHVVISAHNGVHARPVAELVRLVRAHPHPVTLTTTTGSVVDLSSVLAIMDLGLAEGDAVVLETAESTRADAVLDTLVEVLDPRR
- a CDS encoding phospho-sugar mutase, whose amino-acid sequence is MSEQRLEQARAWLRQDPDHETRDELAGVITRAASGDAAAVADLDDRFGSRLAFGTAGLRGALGAGSNRMNRVLVAQAAAGFASYLRERAEGGTPTVVIGYDGRRNSRVFATDSAELFAGAGLRAIILPRLLPTPVLAFAVRHLGADAGVMVTASHNPPNDNGYKVYLGGADQGSQIVSPADAEIAAHIQRIADAGDVTALPRSTSYETAGEEVVEAYVTATASVAPAPASASGLRWVYTAMHGVGWETVSRIVRAAGYPQPMVVGEQLEPDATFRTVSFPNPEEPGAMDLSFAKARRVQADFILANDPDADRLAVAIPDADAENGWRRLSGNEVGLLLGARAARAAAGTPGASLACSLVSSPGLGAIAAHHGLDFHETLTGFKWISRAPGIVFGFEEALGYLVNPGTVRDKDGISGVVAILGLAAEARDRGTDLAGLLSELGDTYGHYSSGQVSVRVDDLSVIGKVMSSLRASAPTGFGSQAVSSADDLLRAAEGQPSGDVLRYRLADGSRIIVRPSGTEPKLKVYIDAAGESAAQAAERVHELESAVRALLAERS